Proteins found in one Blastocatellia bacterium genomic segment:
- the bshC gene encoding bacillithiol biosynthesis cysteine-adding enzyme BshC, with protein sequence MKDADCTNLEAAAERTEDALRFTEIPRTSRLFNDFLYDYDKVARFYTDCGRAVSPLAAHAREVGARSFDRQRVADALERINRRAGSSELTFKNIEVLRRPGSVAIVTGQQAGLFTGPLYTVHKAMTVIKLTDCLREQGIEAVPVFWVASEDHDYEEVNHCRLIDTEGHLKTIHYEPAERPTDAPVGRVEIDAGIATAIDEFVAALPPSEFLTDIERDLRDSYAAGEGFADAFAKLMARIFKDYGVVLLDPLDEELKQVAAPLYAQAIERAPQIARALVERSRELEQAGYHAQVHVSEDAAPLFIMDDGRRVAMTQHEGRFYVKGSNRSFDQAELTELAARCPNCFSPNVTLRPVVQDWLLPTAAYIGGPAEIAYFAQIRAVYETLERQPPCVLPRASMTIVEHRHQKTLKKLKLNLPDFFDGLHAAITKVVEQSLDRETANAFADTERQITEQLDRLEASLRRADASLSDATKNARAKIIYQLEHLRTRFVHTSARREETVYRQVERAYTTLFPDKNLQERELNVYYFLSRYGPSLLDELYAAIDIGYTNHQLVYIGGAASQVVNAR encoded by the coding sequence ATGAAAGACGCCGACTGTACCAACCTCGAAGCCGCCGCCGAGCGAACCGAGGACGCGCTCCGCTTCACGGAGATTCCGCGCACCTCTCGCCTGTTCAACGATTTTCTTTACGATTACGACAAAGTAGCGCGCTTCTACACCGACTGCGGGCGCGCCGTGTCGCCGCTCGCCGCGCATGCCCGCGAGGTCGGCGCGCGCTCCTTCGACCGCCAGCGTGTCGCCGACGCGCTTGAACGCATCAACCGGCGTGCAGGCTCGTCCGAGCTGACCTTCAAGAACATCGAGGTGCTGCGCCGTCCGGGCTCTGTAGCCATCGTTACAGGCCAGCAGGCGGGCCTGTTCACGGGGCCGCTCTACACCGTCCATAAGGCGATGACCGTCATCAAGCTTACCGACTGTCTGCGCGAGCAGGGCATCGAGGCGGTGCCGGTCTTCTGGGTCGCCAGTGAAGATCACGATTATGAAGAAGTCAATCACTGCCGGCTGATCGATACGGAAGGCCATCTGAAGACGATTCACTACGAGCCGGCAGAGCGGCCCACGGATGCGCCGGTCGGTCGCGTCGAGATCGATGCGGGGATTGCGACGGCCATTGATGAGTTCGTCGCGGCGCTGCCGCCGTCGGAGTTTCTAACCGACATCGAACGCGACCTGCGCGACAGCTACGCGGCAGGCGAGGGCTTTGCCGACGCGTTCGCAAAGTTGATGGCGCGCATCTTTAAAGACTATGGCGTTGTCCTGCTCGACCCGCTCGACGAGGAGTTGAAGCAGGTCGCCGCGCCGCTCTATGCGCAAGCCATCGAGCGCGCGCCGCAGATCGCGCGGGCGCTGGTCGAGCGCAGCCGCGAGCTGGAACAGGCCGGCTATCACGCGCAGGTTCACGTTTCGGAAGACGCCGCGCCGCTGTTTATTATGGACGATGGCCGGCGCGTGGCGATGACTCAGCACGAAGGCCGCTTCTATGTGAAAGGCTCGAATCGTTCGTTCGATCAAGCCGAGCTTACGGAGCTGGCGGCGCGCTGTCCGAACTGCTTCAGCCCGAACGTGACGTTGCGGCCCGTCGTGCAAGACTGGCTCTTGCCGACCGCCGCCTACATCGGCGGCCCGGCAGAAATCGCTTACTTCGCGCAGATTCGCGCCGTCTATGAGACCTTGGAGCGCCAGCCGCCATGCGTGCTGCCGCGCGCCAGCATGACCATCGTTGAGCATCGCCATCAGAAGACGCTCAAGAAGCTCAAGCTCAACTTGCCGGATTTCTTCGACGGCCTGCACGCGGCGATCACCAAAGTCGTCGAGCAGAGCCTCGACCGCGAAACCGCCAACGCGTTTGCCGACACCGAGCGCCAGATCACCGAGCAACTCGACCGCCTCGAAGCCAGCCTGCGCCGCGCCGACGCCAGTTTGTCTGACGCCACGAAGAACGCGCGGGCGAAGATCATCTATCAGCTCGAACATCTGCGCACGCGCTTCGTGCATACCAGCGCGCGCCGCGAAGAGACCGTCTATCGCCAGGTCGAGCGCGCCTACACGACGCTGTTTCCAGACAAGAACCTTCAGGAGCGCGAACTGAATGTTTACTACTTTCTTTCGCGCTACGGCCCAAGCCTTCTCGACGAGTTGTACGCCGCGATAGACATAGGCTACACGAATCATCAACTGGTATACATAGGCGGCGCGGCCTCGCAGGTCGTCAACGCCCGCTGA
- a CDS encoding dihydrodipicolinate synthase family protein, whose amino-acid sequence MQDRELHYNGILPPLTTPFDEQGRVDFEGLRRNVARFNETGLAGYVALGSNGEAVHLTREEQTEVIETIRQAARPDHTLIAGVNEFSTQAAIAATARARAAGADAALVVTPYFYKSRMTQAALSEHFTAVAEASPLPVFIYNVPQNTGVIIEPATIARLAEHPNIIGVKDSSGNFGPLAETLRLAPAGFRVMVGNGGILYPSLLMGASGAILAVACAAPRACVELYDAVRAGDTALARDLQNRLAPLSQVVTAGLGVAALKAAMALNGFVGGQPRAPLAPLSEQERERVRAVMRDTGLFPEME is encoded by the coding sequence ATGCAAGACCGCGAACTTCACTACAACGGCATACTGCCGCCGCTGACGACGCCTTTCGACGAGCAAGGTCGAGTTGACTTTGAAGGGCTGCGGCGCAACGTCGCGCGCTTTAACGAAACCGGCCTCGCCGGCTATGTGGCGCTCGGCTCGAATGGCGAAGCCGTCCACCTGACCAGAGAAGAACAGACCGAGGTCATCGAAACCATCAGGCAAGCGGCGCGGCCCGATCATACCCTCATCGCCGGCGTGAACGAGTTTTCAACGCAAGCCGCGATTGCCGCCACCGCGCGCGCCAGGGCTGCCGGGGCCGACGCGGCGCTGGTCGTCACGCCTTACTTTTACAAATCGCGCATGACGCAGGCGGCGCTCAGCGAACACTTCACCGCCGTCGCCGAGGCGTCGCCCCTTCCGGTTTTCATCTATAACGTGCCGCAGAATACCGGCGTCATCATCGAGCCGGCAACGATTGCGCGGCTGGCCGAGCATCCGAACATCATCGGCGTGAAAGACAGCTCTGGTAATTTCGGCCCGCTTGCCGAAACCCTCCGCCTCGCGCCTGCCGGCTTCCGCGTCATGGTGGGCAACGGCGGCATCCTCTACCCGTCATTATTGATGGGCGCGAGCGGTGCGATCCTTGCGGTCGCCTGCGCCGCGCCGCGCGCCTGCGTTGAGCTTTACGATGCCGTGCGCGCCGGCGACACGGCGCTGGCGCGCGACTTGCAGAATAGACTTGCGCCACTGTCGCAGGTCGTGACCGCCGGCCTCGGCGTCGCGGCCTTGAAGGCGGCGATGGCCTTGAATGGTTTTGTAGGCGGTCAGCCGCGTGCCCCGCTCGCGCCGCTCAGTGAGCAAGAGCGCGAGCGCGTTCGCGCCGTGATGCGCGACACCGGACTCTTCCCAGAGATGGAGTAA
- the fmt gene encoding methionyl-tRNA formyltransferase produces the protein MRLIFMGTPEFAVPSLKRLLADGQEVAAVFTQPDKPAGRGHHLHTPPVKQLALERGIAVHQPARIKASDEVRAVFERIQPDACVVAAYGKILPAWLLQIPRLGCINVHASLLPRYRGAAPINWAIANGEPETGVTIMQMDAGMDTGPMLAKRATAIGATETAPELAVKLAELGAALLSETLPAVERGAVTAEAQDNDAATYAPMLKREDGLLDWRLPAAEISNRVRAFQPWPGVYTTLGGARLHLWRARPEDQPIADEPQAANPPGTILRIDRAGLLIRCAAGSALLIEECQLEGKRRVAAREFANGMRLKAGDRL, from the coding sequence ATGAGATTGATTTTCATGGGCACGCCGGAATTTGCCGTGCCGTCGCTTAAGCGATTGCTTGCCGATGGCCAAGAGGTCGCCGCCGTTTTTACACAGCCCGACAAGCCCGCGGGGCGCGGCCATCATCTGCACACGCCGCCGGTCAAGCAGTTGGCGCTTGAACGTGGCATAGCGGTTCATCAACCGGCGCGGATTAAGGCCAGCGACGAGGTGCGCGCCGTCTTTGAACGCATTCAGCCGGACGCCTGTGTCGTCGCGGCGTATGGCAAGATTTTGCCGGCGTGGCTGTTGCAGATTCCGCGGCTTGGGTGCATCAACGTGCATGCGTCACTACTGCCGCGCTATCGCGGCGCGGCGCCAATCAACTGGGCGATTGCCAATGGCGAGCCCGAAACCGGCGTCACCATCATGCAGATGGACGCAGGCATGGACACCGGCCCGATGCTCGCTAAACGCGCCACGGCCATCGGCGCAACCGAAACCGCCCCGGAATTGGCGGTCAAGCTTGCCGAGCTGGGCGCGGCGCTTTTGTCAGAAACATTGCCAGCGGTCGAGCGCGGCGCGGTCACGGCCGAGGCTCAAGACAACGACGCGGCGACCTATGCGCCCATGCTGAAGCGCGAAGACGGGCTGTTGGACTGGCGCTTACCAGCGGCGGAGATCAGCAACCGCGTGCGCGCCTTTCAGCCGTGGCCCGGCGTGTACACGACGCTCGGCGGGGCGCGCTTGCATCTCTGGCGAGCCCGCCCCGAAGACCAGCCGATAGCCGATGAGCCGCAAGCCGCGAACCCGCCCGGTACGATCCTGCGCATAGACCGCGCCGGCCTGCTGATCCGTTGTGCTGCGGGTAGCGCCTTGCTTATCGAAGAGTGTCAGCTCGAAGGCAAGCGGCGCGTCGCCGCGCGCGAGTTCGCCAACGGCATGCGGTTGAAAGCCGGCGACCGCTTGTGA
- a CDS encoding zf-HC2 domain-containing protein, producing MNVVNFEQHHCQRVRAYLDSYLNNELLVETTHEVLRHLEGCAACSESLENRRRIKELLKAAVMKESVPPALQEKIRKRIRKDAKPGWPTWTLIAAAAVVLIAVSLFGLRLRNLSASPGPEVTAQMAGAQILEIGLKDHLHCALDSGFANRQFTEAQMREQLGPDFFGLVAMVNDRLPGAYRVVVGHHCKAKGREYVHLILKSPQTALSLVVTKKNGESFTQNQVAAMLDAAGVPVFGARLNNLEVTGFETRDYLAFVVSDLSREDNLQIAAALAPSVQSFLNRLDA from the coding sequence ATGAATGTCGTCAACTTCGAGCAGCACCACTGCCAAAGAGTGCGCGCTTACCTGGATTCATACCTGAATAACGAGCTGCTGGTCGAAACCACGCACGAAGTGCTGCGCCACCTCGAAGGCTGCGCGGCTTGCTCGGAATCGCTGGAGAATCGCCGGCGCATCAAAGAACTTTTAAAGGCCGCGGTGATGAAAGAGTCCGTGCCGCCCGCCTTGCAGGAGAAGATTCGCAAGCGCATTCGCAAAGACGCAAAGCCGGGATGGCCCACCTGGACGCTGATTGCCGCGGCGGCAGTCGTCCTCATCGCCGTCAGCCTCTTCGGGCTGCGATTGCGGAATCTCTCGGCCTCGCCCGGCCCTGAAGTGACGGCTCAGATGGCCGGCGCGCAAATCCTTGAGATCGGGCTGAAAGATCATCTCCATTGCGCTTTGGATTCGGGCTTTGCCAATCGCCAGTTCACCGAAGCGCAGATGCGCGAGCAGCTCGGGCCTGATTTCTTCGGACTGGTGGCGATGGTCAACGACAGGCTGCCGGGTGCCTATCGCGTCGTCGTCGGCCACCACTGCAAGGCCAAAGGGCGCGAGTACGTTCACCTGATCTTGAAGAGCCCGCAAACGGCGCTGTCGCTGGTGGTCACGAAAAAGAACGGCGAATCGTTCACGCAAAATCAGGTCGCGGCGATGCTCGATGCCGCGGGCGTGCCGGTCTTTGGCGCCCGCCTGAACAATCTGGAAGTCACCGGCTTTGAAACGCGCGACTATCTCGCCTTCGTCGTCTCTGATTTGAGCCGCGAAGACAATCTGCAAATCGCCGCCGCGCTAGCGCCATCGGTGCAATCGTTCCTCAACCGGCTCGACGCGTGA
- a CDS encoding sigma-70 family RNA polymerase sigma factor codes for MFGRSAKTEEFEGAALPHLNDLFRTALRLVRDRAEAEDLVQEAYLQAWKSFHRFEPGTNCRAWLFKILFHVIQHHRRKWFKMRLVSNEDERIEETVSYEPPVSPHLSDEDVLAAFEKLPQHYREVVLLADVDELSYKEVAAALGIPLGTVMSRLNRGRKLLRLELAEFAGGYGINQTERGKGA; via the coding sequence ATGTTTGGACGTTCGGCCAAGACAGAAGAGTTCGAGGGCGCGGCGCTGCCGCATTTGAATGACCTGTTCCGCACGGCGTTGCGCCTCGTCCGCGACCGCGCCGAAGCCGAAGACCTGGTGCAGGAAGCTTACCTGCAAGCGTGGAAATCGTTCCACCGCTTCGAGCCCGGTACAAACTGCCGCGCCTGGCTCTTCAAGATTCTTTTTCATGTCATCCAGCACCACCGCCGCAAGTGGTTCAAGATGCGCCTGGTCAGCAACGAGGACGAGCGGATCGAGGAAACCGTCAGCTACGAGCCGCCGGTTTCGCCGCACCTCAGCGACGAAGACGTGCTGGCGGCCTTCGAGAAACTGCCGCAGCATTACCGCGAGGTCGTGCTGCTGGCCGACGTTGACGAGCTGTCTTACAAAGAGGTCGCGGCGGCGCTCGGCATTCCGCTGGGCACAGTGATGTCGCGGCTCAACCGCGGCAGAAAGCTGCTGCGCCTGGAACTGGCCGAGTTCGCCGGCGGCTATGGCATCAATCAAACAGAAAGGGGGAAGGGCGCATGA
- a CDS encoding AAA family ATPase, whose amino-acid sequence MAPPFDLFKKVSQAPTNPQPTPARQSFDVADLYTGPAATATADTTPRVALDEKLRQAYFWIVNAAIISPYYDIEYNDAPPQTFSFGDQKSRLVLPSDQSYSSFVLMPLLNLVLRRRCLLVGGPGRGKTASAILMGVLAGYTIKDIKRAIQHGQPQMTISDLLGNPLPSTLVAAKSMDEVQISWRKWLAMRVKIIDEYNRIPTRTQSALLTVMGDNYAEVLDQIYECPEAAWYLTANDDAGGGTYQVIEALRDRIDIVVKALHFNTRFLGDLLARIEENIKPEEVVPREIVFTEAELDRAYQEILDVRLATELRRRIEFFASHFEFFDAAADQIEYKTKDTMKLAAIDFNLLSARDTGKDKLKDLGSQTRNGLSVRALMTLLVFAKALAWFRGLQEVGFEDVRQIIPFVLHDKLAQDADSPFFDAPENGAFRSDKVGWIRRLFDLSCAEYDRLDRDRDDVVAQMEAEFARGLEGVSEQEARARLVKIERTLADWSKGRKLYGHLFDDILKLKYLHQRYTNYLKWLQWKA is encoded by the coding sequence ATGGCTCCGCCGTTCGATCTCTTCAAGAAAGTCTCGCAAGCGCCGACCAATCCGCAACCGACGCCGGCGCGCCAGTCGTTCGATGTCGCCGACCTTTACACGGGACCGGCGGCGACCGCTACGGCTGACACGACGCCGCGGGTGGCGCTGGATGAAAAGCTGCGGCAGGCGTATTTCTGGATCGTCAACGCCGCCATCATCAGCCCGTATTATGACATTGAGTACAATGACGCGCCGCCGCAGACGTTCAGCTTCGGCGACCAGAAAAGCCGGCTGGTGCTGCCGTCGGATCAGAGCTATTCGAGCTTCGTGCTGATGCCGCTGCTGAACCTCGTGCTGCGCCGCCGCTGTTTGCTGGTCGGCGGGCCGGGGCGCGGCAAGACGGCCAGCGCCATCTTGATGGGCGTGCTTGCAGGCTACACGATCAAAGACATCAAGCGCGCCATTCAACATGGCCAGCCGCAGATGACCATCTCTGACCTGCTCGGCAACCCGCTGCCTTCGACGCTCGTCGCCGCCAAGAGCATGGACGAAGTGCAAATCTCATGGCGCAAGTGGCTCGCCATGCGCGTCAAGATCATTGACGAATACAACCGCATCCCGACGCGCACGCAATCGGCGCTGCTCACGGTCATGGGCGACAACTACGCCGAGGTGCTCGATCAGATTTACGAATGCCCCGAAGCGGCATGGTATCTGACCGCCAATGACGACGCCGGCGGCGGCACTTATCAGGTCATCGAAGCGCTGCGCGACCGCATCGACATCGTCGTCAAAGCCTTGCACTTCAACACGCGCTTTCTCGGCGACCTGCTGGCGCGCATCGAAGAGAACATCAAGCCCGAAGAGGTCGTGCCGCGCGAGATCGTTTTTACCGAAGCCGAGCTTGACCGCGCCTATCAAGAGATTCTCGACGTGCGGCTCGCAACCGAGTTGCGCCGCCGCATCGAATTCTTTGCCAGCCACTTCGAGTTTTTTGACGCCGCCGCCGATCAGATCGAGTACAAGACGAAAGACACGATGAAGCTGGCGGCGATTGACTTCAACCTTTTGAGCGCCCGCGACACCGGCAAGGACAAGCTGAAAGACCTGGGCAGCCAGACGCGCAACGGCTTGTCTGTGCGCGCGCTGATGACCTTGCTGGTCTTCGCCAAAGCGCTCGCATGGTTTCGCGGGCTACAGGAAGTCGGCTTTGAAGACGTGCGCCAGATCATTCCTTTCGTGCTGCACGACAAGCTGGCTCAAGACGCCGACTCGCCCTTCTTTGACGCGCCGGAAAACGGCGCTTTTCGCAGCGACAAGGTCGGCTGGATTCGCCGCCTCTTCGACCTGTCGTGCGCCGAATACGACCGCCTCGACCGCGACCGCGATGACGTGGTGGCGCAGATGGAAGCGGAATTCGCGCGCGGCCTGGAAGGCGTCAGCGAACAAGAAGCCCGCGCCCGGCTGGTCAAGATCGAGCGCACGCTCGCCGATTGGAGCAAAGGCCGCAAGCTCTACGGCCACCTGTTTGACGACATCCTCAAGCTCAAGTACCTGCATCAGCGCTACACCAATTACTTGAAGTGGCTGCAATGGAAGGCGTGA
- a CDS encoding VWA domain-containing protein: MNDQLDKLKAAWLSRWPEALALWSKFTKLREPRWCCTAADEQAEGLSDSFAMIRLNDTSVVISLAQIAERKLDGFPLEILGHEIGHHVYCPADLTDQGRMIARMRRALPTKEHLAGFIANLYADLLINDRLQRGARLRMADVFQTLGGDSTNRMWTFYMRIYEILWSLPRQTLAKGDIDAQLEGDSHLGARVIRVYAKDWLRGAGRFAALCLTYLLEDEGQQVRLLLKGWLDTKNAGVGALPDGLVEIDADEAGDAIHPALDPEITGVIEDDEAPEKARKARLSATQAAGGGQGQYREPFEYGEILKGLGINLPPDELAIRYYRERSIPYLVRFPSRIIPETQEPMIEGLDVWDIGSPIEDVDWFESALASHQLVPGYTTVQRVYGTSPGATPKREPVDLDLYVDCSGSMPNPRIATSYLTLAGAIISLSALRAGSRVKATLWSGKDDYQTTGEFVRNEHDILKILTGYIGGCTAFPIHLLRETFKDRRPSDRPVHTLVISDDGVDTMFANDERGASGWDISRMALTNGRGGATMVLNLWQEWQQNATLVRAHEQGWQIHRVQTWDQLTAFARAFSKEKYGE; this comes from the coding sequence GTGAACGATCAACTCGACAAGCTAAAAGCCGCGTGGCTGTCGCGCTGGCCCGAGGCGCTGGCGCTGTGGAGCAAGTTCACCAAGCTGCGCGAGCCGCGCTGGTGCTGCACCGCCGCGGACGAGCAGGCCGAAGGCTTGAGCGATAGCTTTGCCATGATCCGCCTGAATGACACGTCGGTCGTCATCAGCCTGGCGCAGATTGCCGAGCGCAAGCTCGATGGCTTCCCGCTCGAAATTCTCGGCCACGAGATTGGCCATCACGTCTACTGCCCCGCCGACCTCACCGATCAAGGCCGCATGATCGCGCGCATGCGACGGGCGCTGCCGACCAAAGAACACCTCGCCGGGTTCATCGCCAATCTCTACGCCGACCTGTTAATCAACGACCGCTTGCAGCGCGGCGCGCGGCTGCGCATGGCCGATGTCTTTCAAACGCTCGGTGGAGATTCGACGAATCGCATGTGGACGTTCTACATGCGCATCTATGAAATTCTCTGGAGCCTGCCCCGGCAGACACTGGCGAAAGGCGACATCGATGCGCAGCTCGAAGGCGACTCACACCTTGGCGCGCGGGTCATTCGGGTCTATGCGAAAGACTGGCTGCGCGGCGCGGGGCGCTTCGCGGCGCTCTGTTTGACTTATCTGCTCGAAGACGAAGGCCAGCAGGTGCGGCTGCTTTTGAAAGGCTGGCTCGACACGAAAAACGCCGGCGTCGGGGCGCTGCCTGATGGGCTGGTTGAAATTGATGCCGACGAAGCCGGCGACGCTATTCACCCGGCGCTCGATCCCGAAATCACCGGCGTCATCGAAGACGACGAAGCGCCAGAGAAAGCCCGCAAGGCGCGCCTATCAGCGACGCAAGCGGCGGGCGGCGGCCAGGGCCAGTACCGCGAGCCGTTCGAGTACGGCGAAATTCTCAAAGGGCTGGGGATCAACTTGCCGCCCGACGAGCTGGCCATCCGTTACTATCGCGAGCGTAGCATTCCTTACCTTGTGCGTTTCCCCTCGCGCATCATCCCCGAGACTCAAGAGCCAATGATCGAAGGGCTGGACGTCTGGGACATCGGCTCGCCGATAGAAGACGTGGACTGGTTCGAGAGCGCGCTCGCAAGCCATCAGCTCGTGCCCGGTTATACGACCGTGCAGCGCGTCTACGGCACGTCGCCCGGCGCTACGCCAAAGCGCGAGCCGGTTGACCTGGACTTGTACGTTGACTGTTCCGGCTCGATGCCGAACCCGCGGATAGCGACTTCGTATTTGACGCTGGCCGGCGCGATCATTTCGCTCTCAGCATTGCGCGCCGGCTCGCGCGTCAAGGCAACGCTATGGAGCGGCAAGGATGATTACCAGACCACCGGCGAGTTCGTGCGTAATGAGCATGACATTCTGAAAATCCTCACCGGCTACATCGGCGGCTGCACGGCGTTCCCGATTCACCTGCTGCGCGAGACCTTCAAAGATCGCAGGCCGAGCGACCGCCCTGTACACACCCTGGTCATCTCGGATGACGGCGTAGACACGATGTTCGCAAACGACGAGCGCGGCGCGAGCGGCTGGGACATCTCGCGGATGGCGCTGACGAACGGGCGCGGCGGCGCGACGATGGTGTTGAACCTCTGGCAGGAGTGGCAGCAAAATGCGACACTGGTGCGCGCGCACGAACAGGGCTGGCAGATTCATCGCGTGCAGACGTGGGATCAACTGACCGCCTTTGCCCGCGCCTTCAGCAAAGAAAAATACGGAGAATAG
- the pnuC gene encoding nicotinamide riboside transporter PnuC, producing the protein MTTWEIIATMLGLISVWLTVRQNILCWPTGLVMVGLYAVIFFRARLYADAGLQVVYIALQIYGWYEWLRGGKDHRKLTVTRITLRLGLLLGVIAVAATALMGYGLATRTDAALPYWDSAATALSLVAQWMLARKLIENWLVWIAVDVLSIGIYTVKGLYPTTVLYAAFLVLAALGWNEWRKTLRNLQPA; encoded by the coding sequence GTGACGACCTGGGAGATCATCGCGACGATGCTGGGGCTGATTTCTGTCTGGCTCACCGTCAGGCAAAACATCCTTTGCTGGCCGACCGGCCTGGTGATGGTCGGGCTCTATGCGGTGATTTTTTTCCGCGCCCGGCTCTACGCCGACGCCGGCTTGCAGGTCGTCTACATCGCGCTGCAAATCTATGGGTGGTACGAATGGCTGCGCGGCGGCAAAGATCACCGCAAGCTGACGGTGACACGAATCACGTTGCGGCTGGGCCTCTTGCTCGGCGTCATCGCTGTGGCGGCGACCGCCTTGATGGGCTACGGGCTGGCGACCAGGACCGACGCCGCGTTGCCTTACTGGGATTCGGCGGCGACGGCTTTGAGCCTCGTCGCGCAGTGGATGCTGGCGCGCAAGCTGATCGAAAACTGGTTGGTCTGGATCGCCGTCGATGTGTTGAGCATCGGCATCTACACCGTTAAAGGGCTGTACCCGACAACCGTGCTTTACGCGGCGTTTCTGGTGCTGGCGGCGCTCGGGTGGAACGAATGGAGAAAGACGCTCAGAAATTTGCAACCGGCATGA
- a CDS encoding AAA family ATPase, with translation MEKDAQKFATGMILGKFMPPHRGHQHLIDVARERVAELTILVCSLEREPIPGRLRYEWLKEMYPDVRVIHVADENPQEPHEHPRFWEIWTETIRRRLPAGPEVVFTSEAYGDELAQRLGARHIAVDLARQRVPVSATAIRRDPYANWQFIPECVRPYFARRVAVVGAESTGKTTLARQLAAHYQTSWVPEFAREYLDAKDAERPLAALTLADIAEIARGQIRSEEQLARQANRVLICDTELLTTRLWSEHFFGSCEDWIGRAAAERRYDLYLLTDVDVAWVADPHRDAPQSRELFLNRLRRELQSRERRFVMISGTPDERLRQAIAAIDALFCYESNLLTT, from the coding sequence ATGGAGAAAGACGCTCAGAAATTTGCAACCGGCATGATCCTGGGCAAGTTCATGCCGCCGCATCGCGGCCATCAGCACTTGATCGATGTCGCCCGCGAGCGTGTAGCGGAGCTTACCATTCTCGTCTGCTCGCTTGAGCGCGAGCCAATACCGGGCCGCCTGCGCTACGAGTGGCTGAAAGAGATGTACCCGGACGTGCGCGTCATTCACGTCGCGGACGAAAATCCGCAGGAGCCGCACGAGCACCCGCGCTTCTGGGAAATCTGGACAGAAACCATCCGTCGCCGTTTGCCTGCGGGGCCGGAGGTTGTCTTCACTTCGGAAGCCTATGGCGACGAGCTGGCACAACGGCTCGGCGCGCGCCACATTGCCGTAGACCTCGCGCGCCAACGCGTGCCGGTGTCGGCGACGGCGATTCGTCGTGACCCATACGCCAACTGGCAATTCATCCCTGAATGCGTGCGGCCTTACTTTGCCCGGCGCGTGGCCGTGGTTGGCGCGGAATCTACAGGCAAGACGACGCTGGCCAGGCAGCTCGCGGCGCATTACCAGACCAGTTGGGTGCCCGAATTCGCCCGTGAGTATCTCGATGCAAAAGACGCCGAGCGCCCGCTTGCCGCATTGACGCTCGCAGACATCGCCGAGATTGCCCGCGGCCAGATTCGTAGCGAAGAACAACTGGCGCGACAGGCAAACCGGGTGTTGATCTGTGACACAGAGTTGCTGACGACGCGGCTGTGGAGCGAGCATTTCTTTGGCTCCTGCGAAGACTGGATAGGTCGCGCCGCCGCCGAGCGCCGTTATGATCTGTACCTGCTCACCGACGTGGACGTGGCGTGGGTGGCCGACCCGCACCGCGACGCGCCGCAGTCGCGCGAGCTGTTCTTGAATCGCCTGCGCCGCGAATTGCAATCGCGCGAGCGGCGTTTCGTGATGATCTCCGGCACGCCCGACGAGCGCCTGCGTCAGGCGATTGCCGCCATTGATGCGCTTTTCTGCTATGAGTCGAACTTGCTCACTACCTGA